A stretch of the Schistocerca serialis cubense isolate TAMUIC-IGC-003099 chromosome 2, iqSchSeri2.2, whole genome shotgun sequence genome encodes the following:
- the LOC126457696 gene encoding uncharacterized protein LOC126457696, with product MKAALLLVAALVAVAEVHGQPEESTTVTISSDNLTTSNITAERTFLAKSSYTGDDDTICVESDNNFYLYVNVLKLYSCYHQLRKVYVVRPRSQCEPHLSDCPRH from the exons ATGAAGGCTGCTCTGTTGCTTGTTGCTG CGCTGGTAGCAGTGGCGGAGGTCCACGGGCAACCAGAAGAGTCTACCACCGTCACCATTTCGAGTGACAATCTAACCACCAGCAACATCACAGCGGAGAGAACATTTTTGGCGAAGTCATCGTACACGGGAGATGACGATACCATTTGTGTAGAGTCAGACAACAACTTCTACTTGTATGTTAATGTGTTGAAGCTCTATTCTTGCTACCACCAGCTACGGAAAG TTTACGTGGTGAGACCAAGGAGCCAGTGTGAACCACACCTGTCAGATTGTCCCAGGCACTAG